The Syntrophobotulus glycolicus DSM 8271 DNA window CCGGGTGAAATTGAACTCCCCAGATATTGTCGTTATAGACAAAAGCATGATGCTGTTCATGCTCACTGGATGCCAGGACCACGGCCCCCGGCGGAAGCCTCTCCGCAGTCTGGGCATGGAGGACATGCGCGGTAAAATTGGGAGGAAGGATCCCCAGCAGGGGATCTTTTCTTCCTCCGGCTGTAAGGTGAATATCTACGGTGCCTGTTTCCCTGCCTCTGGGATGAAAATCCACCCTTCCTCCGAAGGCATCAGCCAAAAGCTGATGCCCAAAGCAGATGCCCAGAGTGGGAATTCTCCTGGGAGCATTGGCACGCAGCCAGTCTTCCAGGAATAAAATCCAGGCTGCGCGGCTGCCGACACTGGCATTTGCTCCGGTGATGATCATTCCTGATACATCATCAAGGCTGGGCGGCTGTTTCTCCTGGTATACGGGCCAGATCACAGTATCCTCAGATACGTCCATTTGGCGGAGAAACACTTCTTCAGCGTCCCCGAACCGTTCCTTTATGGCCTCAGGCGTCGTTCCGGTCTTAATCAGTAAAAGCTTTTTCATGGTGATGCTCCTTTCCTCAAGAGACCTCCTTCCTTCTCTCTTTAGTATGCTAAGGTATCTCCCTGCGCAAACAGGTAAACATATTTCTCTTTAACCCTTTTACCGGTCAGGGTTTCCAGGGCCCTGGCATAATAGGCAAGCTGTACCCTGTACCTCTCTCGAAGCTGACCTGACCCACCTTCAGGCACATAGTCCGTTTTGTAGTCGAGCAGGACGAGACCGTCCGGCTCCTCAAAGAAACAATCGATCACACCTTGGAGCAAAATATTTTCTCCTTGATAAACCTCGCTGTCCATATGTTCATAGACTTCCCCGCAGGGAATCTCCATGTTAAAGGGTACTTCCCGGTTGATGGAGCGGGAGGCGCACATTCTTC harbors:
- a CDS encoding glutamine amidotransferase — translated: MKKLLLIKTGTTPEAIKERFGDAEEVFLRQMDVSEDTVIWPVYQEKQPPSLDDVSGMIITGANASVGSRAAWILFLEDWLRANAPRRIPTLGICFGHQLLADAFGGRVDFHPRGRETGTVDIHLTAGGRKDPLLGILPPNFTAHVLHAQTAERLPPGAVVLASSEHEQHHAFVYNDNIWGVQFHPEFTADLISAYIEEQNDYLLRKGYDVNKIRQSVRENHYGEALLKQFLNLLDHE